Proteins encoded in a region of the Elaeis guineensis isolate ETL-2024a chromosome 7, EG11, whole genome shotgun sequence genome:
- the LOC140859095 gene encoding uncharacterized protein, producing MEDFRSRSCGDGRMEMEVYGSRMAAPPGSGLHDLRCYSASYASSQQNSYQIPKEIKLKKGKTTAGSSSSKSGWSLSDPELQRKKRVVGYKAYAVEGKMKGSLRKSFRWIKERYTQVVYGWR from the coding sequence ATGGAGGATTTCAGATCGAGGTCGTGCGGGGACGGGAGGATGGAGATGGAGGTCTACGGAAGCCGGATGGCGGCCCCTCCTGGCTCCGGCCTCCACGACCTCCGGTGCTACAGCGCCTCCTATGCGTCCTCGCAGCAAAACAGCTACCAGATTCCCAAGGAGATCAAGCTCAAGAAGGGGAAGACCACGGCGGGGTCGTCTTCCTCCAAGAGTGGGTGGAGCCTCAGTGATCCGGAGCTGCAGAGGAAGAAGAGGGTGGTGGGCTACAAGGCCTACGCCGTGGAGGGGAAGATGAAGGGGTCGCTGAGGAAGAGCTTCAGGTGGATCAAGGAGAGATACACCCAGGTGGTCTACGGCTGGCGGTGA
- the LOC140859386 gene encoding LOW QUALITY PROTEIN: uncharacterized protein (The sequence of the model RefSeq protein was modified relative to this genomic sequence to represent the inferred CDS: substituted 2 bases at 2 genomic stop codons), producing the protein MAGEDCDGEEERREGAARARRRHGHQREVVGGGSSTLGGIRSDGRVLYCLSLAYIASFFPGICILIYDLLVLLRPTISERKATLYEIVLALNPIHCLAMYPASLKRQDWISAMLVLPLNDQELTSIRSVAEYEAKFTELVKFVPRLVEIEQDRVHKFEMXLKMEIKKXVVPYELTTYASVVNKALIIEREVNKAHAERERNQKKRNRIGETQGQNQNNKDPAKKPTNDKNRKNEMFRCSRCGRREHESSNYLWNTGSYFSCGQKGHKIADCPQRNESRSTQTKDGGQRSKTQGRIYVLTQQDAQASNAVVTGIIPVADYVKWLSMGTLYVAVTCKYLHSDYVFVLSVPFVS; encoded by the exons ATGGCGGGGGAGGACTGcgatggagaagaagaaagaagagagggggcAGCACGAGCCAGGAGGCGGCATGGTCACCAGAGGGAAGTGGTGGGGGGCGGCTCGAGCACTTTGGGGGGCATAAGATCCGATGGGAGGGTGCT GTACTGTCTTTCACTTGCTTATATTGCTTCTTTCTTTCCAGGCATATG TATTCTTATTTATGACTTGCTTGTCCTCTTGAGACCTACTATTAGCGAAAGGAAGGCAACATTATATGAAATTGTGTTGGCACTCAATCCAATTCACTG TTTGGCAATGTACCCGGCCAGTTTGAAGAGGCAGGACTGGATCAGTGCAATG TTGGTATTGCCATTAAATGACCAGGAACTAACATCCATAAG atccgttgcagagtatgaagctaaattcacggagttagtcaagtttgttccaagattagttgagattgagcaagacagagtacataaatttgaaatgtgACTGAAGatggaaattaaaaaataagttgtaccctatgagttaactacttatgcctcagttgtgaataaagctctaataattgagagggaAGTTAATAAAGCACATGCGGAaagagaacggaatcagaagaagagaaatagaattGGTGAAACTCAAGGACAAAATCAGAATAATAAGGATCCAGCGAAGAAGCCAACAAATGATAAGAATCGTAAGAATGAGATGtttagatgttcgagatgtggccgaagagagcatgagtcttcaaATTATCTATGGAATACTGGTTCATATTTTAGCTGTGGACAGAAGGGACATAaaattgcagattgcccccagaggaatgagagtagatccacacaaacaaaggatggaggtcaaagatcgaaaactcaaggaaggatctatgtactcacacaacaggatgctcaggcctctaatgctgtggtgacaggtatcattcct GTCGCTGATTATGTCAAATGGCTTAGTATGGGCACCCTTTATGTGGCTGTAACCTGTAAGTATCTTCACAGTGACTATGTCTTTGTTCTGTCCGTTCCATTTGTATCATGA